The Silene latifolia isolate original U9 population chromosome Y, ASM4854445v1, whole genome shotgun sequence sequence TAAGATAAAAAGGCCAATACTCTTTTGTTCGTCAATTCCCGACTACCAGCAGTGACATTAAAAAGGCCAATACTCTTTTCCAACCTTAAGAACTTGAGGCCAGAATCCAGTGTAAGTTCAATGGTAAGAGCGTTTGCCTTCTGATTACCAGTCAATTAATTGGCTGGTTGTTTTGATTGAACTGGGTTCCCACCAGTCCCTCAAGGAGTTACGCCCTTTGGTGCTTGTATATCATTTACGAGTAATAAACAAACTACAAGGGATGTCCTCGTAACTTAATCCGTAAGTTAAACCAGACAAAAATCGATTGCTCAACTCCCATAGGAGGCTCAAAGTTATCTACTACAATTTGGTATATGCATTCACCTACAAGTACATAGCTACATAAGACACATTAATACAAAAGCCCTAAACTGATACAATTGTTTGTTCATTCCCAACGAACTCTGAGAAATGAACCGAATTGATCTGTTTGTTCGTCAATATTATTAGGATATCAAGAAAGAAAGAAGGCAAATGAAAACAAGTCACTCACTTGGTGGGTCCTTTTGAAGCATCAGGTTGATCCTTTTTCGAACCAGACACAGTGGCAGCAGCTGCAGCTGTCATAGCAGCTGCTGCTGCTCCTAACTTTACACCTCCGGCTGCTTTCATTGCACCAGCTATTTTTGCGAAGGCAGCCAAACCTCCCACGAGCATTGCTCTCATTGCAACTGTTGGTTTGACTTCCATATTATCTGCATATCATGTAAGACGACAGTGTCAAAACACAAGGAAATACTCTGTATCAGGTAACCAACCGCTATTTAACGTCGTAAAATCCCAGCAGGCAACTCATGGTAGGCTCATTTTCCTAACTAAAGTAAAAAAATGGTTCCTTTGCTAAGCAATGCATTAATTTGAATACTGCAGCACCCAAAACACTAGAGCGATCAGACTTCTCTATTCTACACGTTTATCAGTAGTGGATTAGTTGTACACGGTACACCGAAACATAACTTTGTAAATCTAGCATGAAAAACTTTTGATTGTTTGTGCCAAATACACCAACAACAAGGATTCTTGGTTTAAGTCCCTACAATTGTCGACATTTTACTGCTACGACAAATACGGGTTTCAACTTCCTAGTTTTGAGCAAGTTTAAAATGCTTCCTCAAGTCATTATAATTCTAAGAGTTTCCAACATTAATCGAGCTGTAATCCACACACAATAGTGAGCTGCGAGCCTCAAATGTAGTCCTATACTACAAGCAACCACAATGCTAAACcaccctaagggtgtgtttggattgagggatttgaagggaaaagaaagggagggagagtaggggatttaaaataccttgtttggatagaaaatgagggtggagggaaatggaggtggagagatttggagggatccaattcccctcctccaagcctaatcaaaatctcttcacaataggcaagatttggaggaaaattgtatccaaacaaccacaaCTCATTCCCCCTCCtcttccctcccctccctttcccttccctccttccccctcccctcccttttcctccacttttgctatccaaacacatccTAAAAGAGTTGTCAAAACATTTGCAATACAGGTATCCCAAGGCAATGCTTACGCCTTTCACCTGCTCACT is a genomic window containing:
- the LOC141633721 gene encoding uncharacterized protein LOC141633721 — encoded protein: MEVKPTVAMRAMLVGGLAAFAKIAGAMKAAGGVKLGAAAAAMTAAAAATVSGSKKDQPDASKGPTK